In Halorientalis sp. LT38, a genomic segment contains:
- a CDS encoding histidine phosphatase family protein — translation MTTVVALRHGETEWNREGRIQGWAASPLNDRGRRQARAAGRHLADAYDFDRILASDLRRTRETTAQLRDVGPFPEPEFTRGWRERSFGEFQGLTYEQVFGEFPEHRGSIGMLGLESCPTGGESLLQARERVLVAWDDLLEQAGPDEEVLVVTHGGPIYVLLAHVRGTDLPTAISTLSQRNCAVNELRYDDETGETDVVRENEVEDRELDTVE, via the coding sequence ATGACTACGGTCGTGGCGCTCCGGCACGGCGAGACCGAGTGGAACCGCGAGGGACGCATCCAGGGGTGGGCGGCCTCGCCGCTGAACGACCGCGGCCGCCGCCAGGCCCGCGCCGCCGGCCGCCACCTCGCCGACGCGTACGACTTCGATCGAATCCTCGCCTCCGACCTCCGGCGCACCCGCGAGACCACGGCCCAGCTCCGGGACGTCGGGCCCTTTCCCGAACCCGAGTTCACGAGGGGCTGGCGCGAGCGCTCCTTCGGCGAGTTCCAGGGCCTCACCTACGAGCAGGTCTTCGGCGAGTTCCCCGAACACCGCGGCTCCATTGGGATGCTCGGCCTGGAGAGTTGCCCCACCGGCGGGGAGAGCCTCCTGCAGGCCCGCGAGCGCGTCCTGGTGGCGTGGGACGACCTGCTGGAACAGGCCGGCCCGGACGAGGAAGTGCTGGTGGTGACCCACGGCGGCCCGATCTACGTCCTGCTCGCGCACGTTCGTGGGACGGACCTGCCGACGGCGATCTCGACGCTCTCACAGCGCAACTGCGCGGTGAACGAACTGCGGTACGACGACGAGACCGGCGAGACCGACGTGGTGCGGGAGAACGAAGTCGAGGATCGGGAACTGGACACGGTGGAGTGA
- the tatC gene encoding twin-arginine translocase subunit TatC produces the protein MSDGEPGLYSEMDIEGPDRPEPDPTPGGEPPGAGTGTGTPGAPDDEEMPLTEHIEEMVHRLGVVAVAMAVVAGIAFPFADRLIEFLWFSFLPATASQCPPPGGTVTTSSACPRVYHPLALMVARLKVATLAGFIVALPLFVYETYLFMRPGLYPRERKYYLAAVPTSLILAGVGVSFAFFLVLPAIFTYFLYYSESAAVIAFGLSETFNLMVMMLGLFAFIFQIPLFVMLAIMMGVTTRRWLESRRLYFWGGFLTLAFFFSPDPTGMAPILVALTMVVLFEGTLALLRWTGADAHTSAVEQAASLRPLVYTLTAAAGYVAGPAPMPAGYYGSLPQVFVDALAYLGLTSATPVVVGLSVIAVFEGLNYLLRRYDAPRRLRRALARIRVPVWLGAVAAGYLASPDPRLLADLDVTLLSTVEMAVAVAAVLAVYEGGLALWRWRRAA, from the coding sequence ATGAGCGACGGCGAACCGGGGCTCTACTCCGAGATGGACATCGAGGGCCCCGACCGCCCGGAACCCGATCCGACCCCCGGCGGGGAACCCCCCGGCGCGGGGACGGGGACCGGGACGCCGGGTGCCCCCGACGACGAGGAGATGCCGCTGACGGAGCACATCGAGGAGATGGTTCACCGCCTCGGCGTCGTCGCCGTCGCGATGGCCGTCGTCGCCGGCATCGCCTTTCCCTTCGCCGACCGCCTGATCGAGTTCCTCTGGTTCTCCTTCCTCCCCGCGACGGCCTCGCAGTGTCCGCCGCCCGGCGGGACCGTCACCACCTCTTCGGCCTGCCCGCGGGTCTACCACCCGCTGGCGCTGATGGTCGCCCGGCTGAAGGTCGCCACGCTGGCCGGGTTCATCGTCGCCCTCCCCCTGTTCGTCTACGAGACCTACCTGTTCATGCGGCCCGGGCTCTACCCCCGCGAACGGAAGTACTACCTCGCGGCCGTCCCGACGAGCCTGATCCTCGCGGGCGTGGGCGTCTCCTTCGCCTTCTTCCTCGTCCTGCCGGCCATCTTCACGTACTTCCTCTACTACTCAGAGAGCGCGGCCGTCATCGCCTTCGGGCTGAGCGAGACGTTCAACCTGATGGTGATGATGCTCGGCCTCTTCGCCTTCATCTTCCAGATCCCACTGTTCGTCATGCTCGCGATCATGATGGGCGTCACGACCCGCCGGTGGCTCGAGTCCCGCCGCCTCTACTTCTGGGGCGGGTTCCTCACCCTGGCGTTCTTCTTCAGCCCCGACCCGACCGGCATGGCCCCCATCCTGGTCGCGCTGACGATGGTGGTCCTCTTCGAGGGGACGCTGGCCCTGCTCCGGTGGACCGGCGCAGACGCCCACACCTCCGCCGTCGAGCAGGCCGCCTCGCTGCGCCCGCTCGTCTACACTCTCACCGCGGCCGCCGGCTACGTCGCCGGCCCGGCCCCCATGCCGGCGGGCTACTACGGCAGCCTCCCGCAGGTCTTCGTCGACGCGCTGGCCTATCTCGGCCTGACCTCGGCGACGCCGGTCGTCGTCGGCCTCTCGGTGATCGCCGTCTTCGAGGGTCTCAACTACCTGCTCCGCCGGTACGACGCGCCCCGGCGGCTCCGCCGGGCGCTGGCCCGGATCCGGGTCCCGGTCTGGCTCGGCGCGGTGGCGGCCGGCTACCTGGCCAGCCCGGACCCGCGCCTGCTCGCTGACCTGGACGTGACCCTGCTCTCCACGGTCGAGATGGCCGTCGCCGTCGCCGCGGTCCTGGCGGTGTACGAGGGCGGCCTGGCGCTCTGGCGCTGGCGGCGCGCCGCGTAG